One region of Thunnus thynnus chromosome 14, fThuThy2.1, whole genome shotgun sequence genomic DNA includes:
- the LOC137197542 gene encoding sorbin and SH3 domain-containing protein 1-like, whose product MRKSAVSVRSGAGMPAHMARERNAGGGEERRLDYKGGNGYIISPCSSVNSRSVLASNAIGNQCKSKKPLSAAKACIPQILPSKFKPKLLPPSGDSQESRTKPVRHPKAHSCEDLYTGTCDPDCAGAEERESGQHSDSKSSWGTECADGLRNVSPAIRRSTSEFSSLYRTMHHIQRPSSAGCSPNGSVRSLASLFERAKGDGAERSEADDGGNIPRDAVSSRVSEFEMIIQQSSSAPSRSSSLPTLHSSHSHSHSPAHLYMASAVSAESLLVADATQTDACSPMEAEGRRTGEETLSPGSDTVEEALYSSEDRHNVRTVSPSATEAEVEQIFRNNSPELIHPAVSGSKSPLTLLTASPPQHNHHHHHLLHHLNHHLHLKPSKCKGSCPASYTRFTTILRHERQQATAQQEKPPPAEKRTTLPGNLFLMGPAPFRLRKNLQSHQARRTLLATKVTTSTQRPCSMSPELRPLIPQRLSSLEVLERLSNGEGGNTDHLNNGQGFDANGNLLQPLAAHRRGGYLHPFTTVTLLSPCVVTHLSRLYLHLVSLFSTKQRRHPPSLVCVVCLQSDREASISF is encoded by the exons ATGAGGAAGTCAGCTGTCAGTGTGAGGTCAGGGGCTGGAATGCCTGCGCACATGGCCAGGGAGAGAAACGctgggggaggagaggagaggagat TGGATTATAAAGGTGGGAATGGCTATATAATTTCACCCTGCTCCTCTGTAAATAGTCGATCAGTTCTTGCCAGTAATGCAATAGGTAACCAGTGTAAAAGTAAGAAGCCTCTATCTGCTGCCAAAGCCTGCATACCCCAAATCCTGCCCTCTAAGTTCAAGCCCAAGCTGCTGCCGCCCAGTGGTGACAGCCAGGAAAGCAGGACTAAACCTGTGAGGCACCCAAAGGCCCACAGCTGTGAGGATCTGTATACAGGGACATGTGATCCAGACTGTGCTGGAGCCGAGGAGAGGGAGAGTGGACAGCATTCAGACTCCAAGTCCAGCTGGGGCACTGAGTGTGCAGACGGCCTCAGGAATGTTTCCCCTGCAATTAGGAGGAGCACATCTGAGTTTTCGAGCCTGTACAGGACCATGCATCACATCCAGCGGCCCAGCTCGGCTGGCTGCAGCCCCAACGGCAGCGTCCGCAGCCTGGCCTCTCTTTTTGAGAGGGCAAAGGGCGACGGTGCTGAAAGGTCAGAGGCTGATGACGGGGGTAACATTCCACGGGACGCCGTGTCGTCACGGGTCAGCGAGTTTGAAATGATCATCCAACAATCCAGCTCGGCGCCCAGCCGCTCCTCCTCCCTGCCCACCCTGCACTCCAGCCACAGCCACAGCCACAGCCCCGCCCACCTCTACATGGCGTCTGCAGTGTCAGCGGAGTCCCTTTTGGTAGCTGACGCCACCCAGACGGATGCCTGCTCCCCAATGGAGGCAGAGGGCAGGCGCACCGGGGAGGAGACCTTGTCACCAGGCAGTGATACTGTGGAGGAGGCCCTCTACTCCTCAGAGGACAGACACAATGTCAGGACTGTGTCCCCCTCTGCCACTGAGGCGGAGGTCGAACAGATCTTCAGGAACAATTCTCCAGAACTGATCCACCCAGCTGTCAGTGGATCCAAGAGTCCCTTAACACTGCTCACAGCATCCCCTCCACaacacaaccaccaccaccaccacctcctgcACCACCTGAACCATCACCTCCACCTCAAACCCAGTAAATGCAAAGGTTCCTGCCCAGCCTCCTACACCCGCTTCACCACCATTCTCAGGCACGAGCGGCAGCAGGCCACGGCGCAGCAGGAGAAGCCGCCACCTGCGGAGAAGAGGACCACGCTGCCTGGGAACCTCTTCCTTATGGGCCCTGCTCCCTTCAGGTTACGGAAGAACCTGCAGTCCCACCAAGCTCGGAGGACCCTGTTAGCCACCAAGGTGACAACGAGCACCCAGAGGCCCTGCAGCATGTCCCCTGAGCTCAGACCTCTGATCCCTCAGCGCCTGTCCTCCCTGGAGGTCCTGGAGAGGCTGAGTAACGGGGAGGGAGGCAACACTGACCACCTGAATAACGGGCAGGGCTTCGACGCCAACGGGAACCTACTGCAGCCGCTGGCAGCTCACCGCAGAGGTGGCTATCTCCATCCCTTCACCACTGtcaccctcctctctccttgtgTGGTCACTCATTTATCTCGACTCTATCTTCACCTTGTGTCCCTTTTCTCCACAAAGCAACGCCGCCACCCTCCATCTCTAGTCTGTGTGGTGTGTTTACAAAGTGACAGGGAGGCCTCCATCTCATTCTGA
- the sgpl1 gene encoding sphingosine-1-phosphate lyase 1 isoform X1: MDYWSALEVYKEMVLLYLEEGRRQVNLHCADLEPWQIIGVTVITTLAAVWIKGFLFQQESLISRIKKQCFRLIRKIPFVGGAIQSQLNKALDDMSTSLCTLKEGMSYTKQLPSKGLTQSQVLDKIREYETLNEVKWEKGCVSGAVYWGDESLTKLLVKVYGDFAWSNPLHPDIFPGVRKMEAEVVRMACTLFQGGPNSCGTVTSGGTESILMACKAYRDMAYERGVKYPEILAPVSVHAAFDKAAHYFGMKLVHIPLDKKTMKVDVKAMKRAITKNTAMLVCSAPQFPHGIMDPIEEVAKLAVRYNLPLHVDACLGGFLIVFMAKVGHTLAPFDFRVKGVTSISADTHKYGYAPKGSSVILYSDKKYRHYQYFVAPDWQGGIYASPSVAGSRPGGIIAACWATMMHMGEDGYIDATRKIINAARKIKTEIRKIKGVFVFGDPEVSVVAIGSDVFDIFRLSNALTSKGWNLNTLQYPSSIHICCTVLHTQPGVVERFIGDVKEQVANILKNPTEKTTGMGAIYGMAQSIPDRSMVTEISRGFLDCLYSTEVPKSDTSHMNGNGKAH; this comes from the exons ATGGATTACTGG AGTGCCTTGGAGGTGTATAAGGAGATGGTCCTGCTGTACCTGGAGGAGGGCCGACGGCAGGTCAACTTGCACTGCGCGGACCTGGAGCCATGGCAGATCATCGGGGTGACAGTCATCACCACACTTGCAGCAGTCTGGATCAAAGGATTCCTCTTCCAACAAGAAA GTCTCATATCCAGAATCAAGAAGCAGTGCTTTCGACTCATCAGAAAAATACCCTTTGTTGGCGGAGCA ATTCAGAGCCAACTGAACAAGGCTTTGGACGACATGTCTACCAGTCTGTGTACTCTGAAGGAGGGGATGAGCTACACTAAACAGCTGCCCTCAAAAGGTCTCACACAGAGCCAAGTGCTGGACAAAATCAGAGAGTACGAGACTCTGA ATGAGGTGAAGTGGGAGAAAGGATGTGTTTCGGGTGCAGTGTACTGGGGCGATGAATCACTGACCAAACTCCTGGTGAAG gTATATGGAGACTTTGCATGGAGTAACCCGCTTCACCCAGACATCTTTCCTGGTGTAAGAAAGATGGAGGCAGAGGTTGTTAGAATGGCTTGCACACTTTTCCAGGGTGGACCCAACTCCTGTGGCACA GTTACTTCAGGGGGAACTGAGAGCATACTGATGGCCTGCAAGGCATACAGAGACATGGCGTATGAACGTGGTGTCAAATACCCTGAAAT TCTTGCACCAGTGAGCGTCCATGCAGCCTTTGACAAAGCAGCACACTACTTTGGGATGAAACTTGTTCACATTCCCCTCGACAAGAAAACTATGAAAGTAGACGTGAAG GCCATGAAGAGAGCAATCACCAAGAACACAGCCATGCTGGTGTGCTCAGCGCCTCAGTTTCCTCATGGAATCATGGATCCCATTGAGGAAGTAGCCAAG CTGGCTGTACGCTACAACCTCCCGCTGCATGTGGATGCCTGTCTGGGAGGTTTTCTCATTGTCTTCATGGCCAAGGTTGGGCACACACTTGCCCCGTTCGACTTCAGGGTAAAAGGCGTTACCAGCatctctgcagacacacacaag TACGGCTATGCCCCCAAAGGTTCCTCAGTGATCCTCTACAGTGATAAAAAGTATCGTCACTATCAGTACTTTGTGGCTCCAGACTGGCAGGGGGGAATCTACGCCTCCCCCTCTGTAGCGGGCTCGAGGCCCGGAGGAATCATCGCCGCCTGCTGGGCGACCATGATGCACATGGGAGAGGACGGATACATTGATGCCACTAGGAAGATCATCAATGCAGCACGCAAAATTAAAACAGA AATTCGCAAGAtaaaaggtgtgtttgtgtttggggATCCAGAGGTGTCAGTGGTGGCAATAGGCTCAgatgtttttgatattttccGTCTGTCTAATGCACTCACGTCAAAGGGCTGGAATCTGAACACACTGCAGTACCCATCCAG CATCCACATTTGTTGCACGGTTCTGCACACCCAGCCGGGCGTTGTTGAACGATTTATTGGTGACGTCAAAGAGCAGGTCGCCAACATCCTGAAAAACCCCACAGAGAAAACCACAGGAATG
- the sgpl1 gene encoding sphingosine-1-phosphate lyase 1 isoform X2, whose translation MSSDSALEVYKEMVLLYLEEGRRQVNLHCADLEPWQIIGVTVITTLAAVWIKGFLFQQESLISRIKKQCFRLIRKIPFVGGAIQSQLNKALDDMSTSLCTLKEGMSYTKQLPSKGLTQSQVLDKIREYETLNEVKWEKGCVSGAVYWGDESLTKLLVKVYGDFAWSNPLHPDIFPGVRKMEAEVVRMACTLFQGGPNSCGTVTSGGTESILMACKAYRDMAYERGVKYPEILAPVSVHAAFDKAAHYFGMKLVHIPLDKKTMKVDVKAMKRAITKNTAMLVCSAPQFPHGIMDPIEEVAKLAVRYNLPLHVDACLGGFLIVFMAKVGHTLAPFDFRVKGVTSISADTHKYGYAPKGSSVILYSDKKYRHYQYFVAPDWQGGIYASPSVAGSRPGGIIAACWATMMHMGEDGYIDATRKIINAARKIKTEIRKIKGVFVFGDPEVSVVAIGSDVFDIFRLSNALTSKGWNLNTLQYPSSIHICCTVLHTQPGVVERFIGDVKEQVANILKNPTEKTTGMGAIYGMAQSIPDRSMVTEISRGFLDCLYSTEVPKSDTSHMNGNGKAH comes from the exons ATGTCTTCTGAT AGTGCCTTGGAGGTGTATAAGGAGATGGTCCTGCTGTACCTGGAGGAGGGCCGACGGCAGGTCAACTTGCACTGCGCGGACCTGGAGCCATGGCAGATCATCGGGGTGACAGTCATCACCACACTTGCAGCAGTCTGGATCAAAGGATTCCTCTTCCAACAAGAAA GTCTCATATCCAGAATCAAGAAGCAGTGCTTTCGACTCATCAGAAAAATACCCTTTGTTGGCGGAGCA ATTCAGAGCCAACTGAACAAGGCTTTGGACGACATGTCTACCAGTCTGTGTACTCTGAAGGAGGGGATGAGCTACACTAAACAGCTGCCCTCAAAAGGTCTCACACAGAGCCAAGTGCTGGACAAAATCAGAGAGTACGAGACTCTGA ATGAGGTGAAGTGGGAGAAAGGATGTGTTTCGGGTGCAGTGTACTGGGGCGATGAATCACTGACCAAACTCCTGGTGAAG gTATATGGAGACTTTGCATGGAGTAACCCGCTTCACCCAGACATCTTTCCTGGTGTAAGAAAGATGGAGGCAGAGGTTGTTAGAATGGCTTGCACACTTTTCCAGGGTGGACCCAACTCCTGTGGCACA GTTACTTCAGGGGGAACTGAGAGCATACTGATGGCCTGCAAGGCATACAGAGACATGGCGTATGAACGTGGTGTCAAATACCCTGAAAT TCTTGCACCAGTGAGCGTCCATGCAGCCTTTGACAAAGCAGCACACTACTTTGGGATGAAACTTGTTCACATTCCCCTCGACAAGAAAACTATGAAAGTAGACGTGAAG GCCATGAAGAGAGCAATCACCAAGAACACAGCCATGCTGGTGTGCTCAGCGCCTCAGTTTCCTCATGGAATCATGGATCCCATTGAGGAAGTAGCCAAG CTGGCTGTACGCTACAACCTCCCGCTGCATGTGGATGCCTGTCTGGGAGGTTTTCTCATTGTCTTCATGGCCAAGGTTGGGCACACACTTGCCCCGTTCGACTTCAGGGTAAAAGGCGTTACCAGCatctctgcagacacacacaag TACGGCTATGCCCCCAAAGGTTCCTCAGTGATCCTCTACAGTGATAAAAAGTATCGTCACTATCAGTACTTTGTGGCTCCAGACTGGCAGGGGGGAATCTACGCCTCCCCCTCTGTAGCGGGCTCGAGGCCCGGAGGAATCATCGCCGCCTGCTGGGCGACCATGATGCACATGGGAGAGGACGGATACATTGATGCCACTAGGAAGATCATCAATGCAGCACGCAAAATTAAAACAGA AATTCGCAAGAtaaaaggtgtgtttgtgtttggggATCCAGAGGTGTCAGTGGTGGCAATAGGCTCAgatgtttttgatattttccGTCTGTCTAATGCACTCACGTCAAAGGGCTGGAATCTGAACACACTGCAGTACCCATCCAG CATCCACATTTGTTGCACGGTTCTGCACACCCAGCCGGGCGTTGTTGAACGATTTATTGGTGACGTCAAAGAGCAGGTCGCCAACATCCTGAAAAACCCCACAGAGAAAACCACAGGAATG
- the pdlim1 gene encoding PDZ and LIM domain protein 1, protein MPLRVAIQGPGPWGFRLVGGKDFEQPLTISRVSPGSKAAQANLCIGDTILAIDGEPTEKMTHLEAQNKIKGCIEEMVLSIDRSENKMWSPLSSEEGKTHPYKMNLASEPREVKHIGSAHNRSALPFSSFGSKVVTNQYNNPAGLYSSENIKTFNSAVDEVKTITTPNEPNNKAPSDPAVPGMRPVVADSEVYKMLQENQESDEPPRQSASFKVLQEILETGDADKPSGFRSVKAPTTKIGSSVGNTEKLSICDKCGSGIVGMVVKLRDKFRHPECYTCTDCNINLKQKGHFFVEDQIYCEKHARERVTPPEGYDVVTVFPK, encoded by the exons ATGCCTCTTCGGGTAGCCATTCAGGGTCCTGGACCCTGGGGATTCAGACTGGTTGGAGGAAAGGACTTCGAGCAGCCGCTGACTATTTCCCGG GTCAGCCCCGGGAGTAAAGCAGCCCAGGCCAACCTTTGTATCGGAGATACGATCTTGGCTATCGATGGAGAGCCGACAGAGAAGATGACTCACTTGGAGGCGCAGAACAAGATCAAGGGGTGCATAGAGGAGATGGTGCTCTCCATAGACAG gtcagaaaataaaatgtggtcGCCGCTTTCATCCGAGGAAGGGAAGACGCATCCGTACAAGATGAATCTTGCATCAGAGCCACGG GAGGTGAAACACATTGGCTCCGCCCACAACAGGAGCGCTCTGCCATTCAGCAGCTTTGGCTCCAAAGTTGTGACCAACCAGTACAACAACCCCGCCGGTCTCTATTCTTCAGAGAACATCAAGACCTTCAACTCTGCTGTGGATGAAGTGAAAACCATCACTACACCCAACGAGCCCAACAACAA AGCTCCATCAGATCCAGCAGTGCCAGGCATGCGGCCGGTCGTAGCGGATTCAGAGGTTTACAAAATGCTGCAGGAGAACCAGGAGTCTGATGAGCCTCCCCGACAGTCTGCCTCATTCAAGGTGCTTCAGGAGATTCTTGAGACAG GTGATGCTGATAAACCGTCAGGGTTCAGGAGTGTCAAAGCGCCGACAACAAAGATCGGCTCATCAGTGGGAAATACAGAGAAACTATCCATCTGTGACAAATGTGGATCCGGGATTGT GGGGATGGTGGTGAAGCTGCGGGACAAGTTCCGTCACCCCGAGTGCTACACCTGCACAGACTGCAACATCAACCTAAAACAGAAGGGACATTTCTTTGTGGAGGACCAGATTTACTGTGAGAAGCACGCACGCGAACGAGTGACTCCGCCTGAGGGCTACGACGTGGTCACAGTCTTCCCCAAGTAG